One Halarcobacter ebronensis genomic window carries:
- a CDS encoding ATP-binding protein, which translates to MANKFLQQVLSSHFIKFSLIPILVVEVALLILYFSINAFISSKNTDLLLSEAQSHAKEILQNEAEMIEDKLNEVSMLAKLLQNEHETLFKNSNNFSLPNGEPTFEVAPNGVFYKTNKVGSSLYYSSQTKMDEKAKDKARFTESMDTTFKSVTQINPIIVAVYFNSWDNMNRLYPFIDEVYEQYGNHIQMEDYNFYYLADLKHNPEKKPVWTGAYLDPAGNGWMLSCIVPIYNKEFLEGVTGLDITIDSFIKNILNTKLAYNANLFMVSDDGMIIAMPEKIEALLGLKELKEHLYTDKILKTIEKPEEFNILKNSSPFAEHFKKLMRENISSSSLDIANAEYLTLQQTVKSTNWKLMVLIDKKEIFSSIEYLRNLSNQIGYLAIGFLLLFYIVFFYMLLKRINKFSHVITEPLIKLSNQTSEIKSTDSKIEFIKTDIKEISQLNHNFISMMNELNESTQKLYEAKVEAEELSKAKDDFLANMSHELKTPLNSINVISELMKNNSTKNLDEKQIKSLEIINKCGKDLLFLINDVLDLSKLEAGQIELDNSKINLKELMGNIYDMFSTQTEEKNIDFTYHIDESLDFIYSDETRIKQIIKNLLSNALKFTPKGKKISFDIKDDNKNIKIVVKDEGIGIASDKLEHIFDRFKQADSSTTRKYGGTGLGLAICKDLIKLLNGEISVKSEVDKGSTFEAVIPKNSEENSEENSLIKSNEKNTQSKKEKIILYNSDPIGFLNIAQEIKKYFDFKLTSNLNEIVTEYKNSKVKAKVIIDEEKLSDAQISFVNENIQKDDLIVLCENSDENGAFDKVYKRIKKPLKIEDLL; encoded by the coding sequence GGAAGTTGCATTATTGATTCTATATTTTTCAATTAATGCTTTTATCTCATCAAAAAATACAGACTTACTTTTAAGTGAAGCACAATCACATGCAAAAGAGATTCTTCAAAATGAAGCTGAAATGATTGAAGATAAGTTAAACGAAGTCTCTATGTTGGCAAAACTTCTACAAAATGAACATGAAACACTATTTAAAAATTCAAATAATTTTTCTCTTCCAAATGGTGAACCAACTTTTGAAGTTGCACCCAATGGAGTATTTTATAAAACAAACAAAGTTGGATCAAGTCTATATTATTCTTCACAAACTAAAATGGATGAAAAGGCAAAAGACAAAGCCAGATTTACAGAGAGTATGGATACAACTTTTAAAAGTGTGACCCAGATAAACCCGATAATTGTTGCTGTTTATTTTAATAGTTGGGACAATATGAATAGACTCTACCCTTTTATTGATGAAGTTTATGAGCAGTATGGAAACCATATCCAAATGGAAGATTATAACTTTTACTATTTGGCTGATTTAAAACACAATCCTGAAAAAAAACCTGTGTGGACAGGTGCATATCTGGATCCAGCTGGAAATGGTTGGATGCTTTCATGTATTGTTCCAATATATAATAAAGAGTTTTTGGAAGGTGTTACAGGTCTTGATATAACAATAGATAGTTTTATAAAAAATATTTTAAATACAAAATTAGCATACAATGCAAATCTTTTTATGGTAAGTGACGATGGTATGATAATAGCAATGCCAGAAAAGATTGAAGCTTTACTTGGTTTAAAAGAGTTAAAAGAGCACCTTTATACAGATAAAATATTAAAAACAATTGAAAAACCAGAAGAGTTTAATATTCTTAAAAACAGTTCTCCTTTTGCGGAACATTTCAAAAAACTTATGAGAGAAAATATCTCTTCATCCTCTTTAGATATTGCAAATGCTGAGTATTTGACACTACAACAAACGGTAAAATCTACAAACTGGAAGTTAATGGTTTTAATAGATAAAAAAGAGATTTTTAGTTCAATTGAATATTTAAGAAATCTATCAAATCAGATTGGATATTTGGCAATTGGCTTCTTGCTTCTTTTTTATATTGTATTTTTCTATATGCTTTTAAAAAGAATCAATAAGTTTTCACATGTTATTACTGAACCTTTAATCAAACTCTCTAATCAAACTTCAGAGATTAAATCTACAGATTCAAAAATAGAATTTATCAAGACAGATATTAAAGAGATTTCCCAACTAAACCACAACTTTATTAGTATGATGAATGAACTAAATGAGAGTACTCAAAAACTTTATGAAGCAAAAGTTGAAGCAGAAGAATTATCAAAAGCAAAAGATGATTTTTTGGCAAATATGAGCCATGAGTTAAAAACTCCTTTAAACTCAATAAACGTTATTAGCGAACTAATGAAAAATAATAGCACTAAAAATTTAGATGAAAAACAGATAAAGAGTTTGGAAATTATAAACAAATGTGGTAAAGATTTATTATTTTTAATAAATGATGTTTTAGATTTATCAAAACTTGAAGCAGGACAGATAGAGCTTGATAACTCTAAGATAAATTTAAAAGAGCTAATGGGAAATATCTATGATATGTTTAGTACTCAAACAGAAGAGAAAAATATAGATTTTACTTATCATATAGATGAGAGTTTAGATTTTATATATAGTGATGAGACTAGAATTAAACAAATTATAAAAAATCTTCTCTCAAATGCCTTGAAATTTACTCCTAAAGGTAAAAAGATTTCTTTTGATATAAAAGATGATAATAAAAATATAAAAATAGTAGTTAAAGATGAAGGTATAGGAATAGCTTCTGATAAGTTAGAACATATTTTTGATAGATTTAAACAAGCAGATTCAAGTACAACAAGGAAATATGGTGGTACAGGTTTAGGTCTTGCTATTTGTAAAGATCTTATAAAACTTTTAAATGGTGAAATTAGTGTAAAAAGTGAGGTTGACAAAGGAAGTACCTTTGAAGCTGTAATTCCTAAAAATAGTGAAGAAAATAGTGAAGAAAATAGTTTAATAAAGAGTAATGAAAAAAATACTCAATCAAAAAAAGAGAAAATAATTCTTTATAATAGTGATCCAATAGGTTTTTTAAATATTGCCCAAGAGATTAAAAAATATTTTGATTTTAAATTGACTTCAAATCTAAATGAGATAGTAACAGAGTATAAAAATAGTAAAGTTAAAGCTAAAGTTATTATTGATGAAGAGAAATTAAGTGATGCACAGATATCTTTTGTTAATGAAAATATCCAAAAAGATGATTTGATTGTATTATGTGAAAACAGTGATGAAAATGGGGCTTTTGACAAAGTATATAAAAGAATTAAAAAACCTCTAAAAATTGAAGATTTATTGTAA
- the potA gene encoding spermidine/putrescine ABC transporter ATP-binding protein PotA has protein sequence MAKELFILKDLCKDYDNNTILKSINLDIYEGEFLTLLGPSGCGKTTILRLLAGFEEPSSGEIILNGKNINSLPPEQRAINTVFQSYALFPHMSVFDNVAFGLKMKKIPKEQIKKEVETALLMVKLSKFMNKKPHELSGGQQQRVAIARAVVNKPLILLLDESLSALDYKLRKAMQIELKMLQRQLGITFLFVTHDQEEALSMSDRIVVMNKGKIEQIGTPKEIYEEPKNLFVAQFIGQANCFESKVLQESDNSVSLAYGDKTFSLKSKKSFKTEYCTILIRPEDFRVEKNLEDVKSNNFFIGELENIIYKGTTIDLLVKLEDGKEVIASEFYNEDSDALGYEVGIKLFLYWVEGWEVLLPHE, from the coding sequence ATGGCAAAAGAGTTATTTATACTAAAAGATTTGTGTAAAGATTACGATAATAACACAATATTAAAGAGTATAAATTTAGATATTTATGAAGGAGAATTTCTTACACTTTTAGGTCCAAGTGGTTGTGGAAAAACTACTATTTTAAGACTTTTAGCTGGTTTTGAAGAGCCAAGCAGTGGAGAGATTATTTTAAATGGAAAAAATATAAACTCCCTTCCTCCTGAACAAAGAGCCATAAATACAGTATTTCAAAGTTATGCACTTTTCCCTCATATGAGTGTTTTTGATAATGTTGCTTTTGGATTAAAGATGAAAAAAATTCCAAAAGAGCAGATAAAAAAAGAGGTTGAGACAGCTCTATTGATGGTAAAACTCTCAAAATTTATGAATAAAAAACCCCATGAATTAAGTGGAGGACAACAACAAAGGGTAGCAATTGCAAGAGCTGTTGTAAATAAACCTTTGATTTTACTTCTTGATGAGTCTTTAAGTGCTTTAGATTATAAGCTTAGAAAAGCGATGCAAATTGAACTTAAAATGCTTCAAAGACAGCTTGGTATCACCTTTTTATTTGTTACCCATGACCAAGAAGAAGCATTATCAATGTCTGATAGAATTGTTGTTATGAATAAAGGTAAAATTGAACAAATAGGGACACCAAAAGAGATATATGAGGAGCCAAAAAATCTCTTTGTTGCACAATTTATTGGACAAGCAAATTGTTTTGAATCAAAAGTTTTGCAAGAGAGTGATAACAGTGTTTCTTTGGCTTATGGTGATAAAACTTTTAGCCTTAAATCAAAAAAATCATTTAAAACAGAATATTGCACTATTTTAATAAGACCAGAAGATTTTAGAGTTGAAAAAAATCTTGAAGATGTAAAGAGTAATAACTTTTTTATAGGAGAGTTAGAGAATATTATCTACAAAGGAACTACTATTGATCTTTTAGTTAAATTAGAAGATGGTAAAGAGGTTATTGCAAGTGAGTTTTACAACGAGGATAGTGATGCTTTAGGTTATGAAGTTGGAATTAAACTATTCTTGTATTGGGTAGAGGGTTGGGAGGTTTTATTGCCTCATGAATAG
- the potB gene encoding spermidine/putrescine ABC transporter permease PotB: MNRLSLFAKLSISLVVFWLILFALFPNLLVIGISFLTKSESDFFTFAFSTESYTKLLNPVYLSVFLDSLYLAFITTVMTLILAYPFAYIIATVPKKYKFLLLLLVIIPFWTSSLVRTYALIAILKTKGLLNAFLLSLGLINEPLQIMYTEVAVFIGMVYTLLPFMILPLYVSIEKIDFKLVEAAKDLGASKLNIFKTIIIPLSLPGIIAGSTLVFLPALGMFFIPDILGGAKELIVGSFIRNQFLLFRDWPFGSAASVILLIIMFIMLAFLAKSQKIESSRDKA; encoded by the coding sequence ATGAATAGACTCTCATTGTTTGCTAAACTCTCAATCTCTTTGGTTGTTTTTTGGTTAATACTTTTTGCACTTTTCCCTAATCTTCTTGTAATAGGAATTAGTTTTTTAACAAAAAGCGAAAGTGATTTTTTTACCTTTGCTTTTTCAACTGAGAGTTATACAAAACTTTTAAATCCAGTCTATTTGTCTGTATTTTTAGACTCTTTATATTTGGCTTTTATTACAACAGTTATGACTTTGATTTTAGCTTATCCTTTTGCATATATAATAGCAACTGTTCCAAAAAAGTATAAGTTTTTACTACTACTTCTTGTAATAATTCCTTTTTGGACAAGTTCATTAGTTAGAACCTATGCTTTAATTGCAATACTAAAAACAAAAGGTCTTTTAAACGCTTTTTTACTTAGCCTTGGACTTATAAATGAACCCTTACAGATAATGTACACAGAAGTTGCAGTTTTTATTGGTATGGTATATACTCTTTTACCTTTTATGATACTTCCACTTTATGTTTCAATAGAAAAAATAGATTTTAAACTTGTAGAAGCAGCAAAAGATTTGGGAGCTTCAAAACTAAATATTTTTAAAACAATTATTATTCCTCTTTCACTTCCTGGAATTATAGCAGGAAGTACTTTGGTCTTTTTACCAGCACTTGGAATGTTCTTTATTCCTGATATTTTAGGTGGTGCAAAAGAGCTTATAGTTGGAAGTTTTATCAGAAATCAATTTTTACTATTTAGGGATTGGCCGTTTGGTTCAGCAGCATCAGTTATTTTGCTTATTATTATGTTTATAATGTTGGCATTTTTAGCAAAATCACAAAAAATAGAGTCTTCAAGGGATAAAGCATGA
- the potC gene encoding spermidine/putrescine ABC transporter permease PotC, giving the protein MRKFYASFIYTLLYLPIAVLIVYSFNASKYTIGWKGFSFMWYEKLLEHGSLLDAAWHSVSVAFSSAVLATTLGTLGALALFRYDFFGKKIFNTLVYVLIMSPEIVMGISLLMLFVFISLPLGFTTLLIAHITFCMPFVIVTVLARLNGFDKNIIEAAKDLGASEFKTFVNIILPNIIPAIVAGFLLSLTLSFDDVIISFFVTGPDYEILPLKIYSMVKLGVKPEINALCTIMFVFTLVMVLFSQFLIKEKK; this is encoded by the coding sequence ATGAGAAAATTTTATGCAAGTTTTATCTATACTCTTTTATATTTGCCAATAGCAGTACTTATTGTTTACTCTTTTAATGCTTCAAAATATACAATAGGATGGAAAGGTTTCTCATTTATGTGGTATGAGAAATTATTGGAACACGGCTCTTTACTTGATGCTGCTTGGCACTCAGTTAGTGTAGCTTTTTCATCGGCTGTTTTAGCAACAACTTTGGGAACTTTGGGAGCTTTGGCTCTTTTTAGATATGACTTTTTTGGGAAAAAGATTTTTAATACTTTAGTTTACGTTCTTATAATGTCCCCTGAGATTGTAATGGGTATCTCTTTACTTATGCTTTTTGTTTTTATTTCTCTTCCTTTGGGATTTACTACTTTGCTTATTGCTCATATTACTTTTTGTATGCCTTTTGTAATTGTTACAGTTTTAGCAAGATTAAATGGTTTTGACAAAAATATAATAGAGGCTGCCAAAGATTTGGGAGCTAGTGAATTTAAAACTTTTGTTAATATTATTTTGCCAAATATTATTCCTGCTATTGTTGCGGGATTTTTGCTTAGTTTAACTCTATCATTTGATGATGTGATTATAAGCTTTTTTGTAACAGGTCCTGATTATGAAATTTTACCTTTGAAAATATATTCTATGGTAAAACTTGGTGTTAAACCTGAGATAAATGCCTTGTGTACAATCATGTTTGTTTTCACATTAGTTATGGTATTATTTTCGCAATTTTTAATTAAGGAGAAGAAGTGA
- a CDS encoding ABC transporter substrate-binding protein: MKTLFICAALVLSLFAKEKVLYVYNWSEYMPDSVLQDFTKETGIEVKYSTYDSNEAMYAKVKTTGTSSYDILVPSTYFVNKMSREGLLAKIDKTKIPNYKNLDSKLLSKPFDPNNEYSIPYLWGSTGISYNASLVKGKVDSWADLWNPTYKNSVLLNDDMREVFGMALKILGYSANSTNPKEIEKAYVKLKELLPNVKMFYSESQKQVYLNEEVKLGMNFNGEGFMANEENPEIKYIYPKEGALVWIDSLVIPKGAKNIDNAHIFINYLLKPEVSKVISEEIGYASPNAKTVELLEDTVRNNRMIYPIDEDLKNSEFQTDVGKALPVYEKYWEMLKTN; this comes from the coding sequence GTGAAAACTCTTTTTATTTGTGCTGCCTTAGTACTCTCTTTATTTGCAAAAGAGAAAGTACTCTATGTTTATAACTGGTCAGAATATATGCCTGATTCTGTATTGCAAGATTTTACAAAAGAGACAGGTATTGAAGTTAAGTATTCAACTTATGATTCAAATGAAGCTATGTATGCAAAAGTGAAGACTACTGGTACCTCAAGCTATGATATTCTTGTTCCTTCTACATATTTTGTAAATAAAATGAGTAGAGAAGGGTTGCTTGCAAAAATTGATAAAACAAAAATTCCAAACTATAAAAATCTTGATAGTAAGCTCTTATCAAAACCTTTTGATCCAAATAATGAGTACTCAATTCCATATTTATGGGGAAGTACAGGGATTAGCTACAATGCCTCTTTAGTAAAAGGTAAAGTTGATTCTTGGGCAGATTTATGGAATCCAACTTATAAAAACAGTGTACTTTTAAATGATGATATGAGAGAAGTTTTTGGAATGGCTCTTAAAATTTTAGGATACTCTGCAAACTCAACAAATCCAAAAGAGATTGAAAAGGCTTATGTAAAACTAAAAGAACTTTTACCAAATGTAAAGATGTTCTACTCTGAATCTCAAAAACAAGTTTACTTAAATGAAGAAGTAAAACTTGGAATGAACTTTAATGGTGAAGGGTTTATGGCAAATGAAGAGAATCCAGAGATTAAATATATCTATCCAAAAGAGGGTGCTTTGGTTTGGATTGACTCTTTAGTTATTCCTAAAGGTGCAAAAAATATTGATAATGCACACATTTTTATAAACTACCTTTTAAAACCTGAGGTTTCAAAAGTTATTAGTGAAGAGATTGGTTATGCTTCTCCAAATGCTAAAACAGTTGAACTTTTGGAAGATACAGTTAGAAATAATAGAATGATATATCCAATCGATGAAGATTTAAAAAATAGTGAATTCCAAACTGATGTTGGTAAAGCTCTTCCTGTATATGAAAAATATTGGGAAATGTTAAAAACAAATTAA
- a CDS encoding RMD1 family protein has translation MDKNLISYAICSRFKTETFEQVSQRYKTTLHKDILVVNIDKEQTIILFQYGVYVCWSVNFENTKFFQDFLGDFCLEPFKQPIVEQFSYEIKDQFNINFDQVILGDDSIFAKIAVSTSLAQNIKLIEFEEKIESTIDKNSKIPTQLAQYGKINLNKKETAKKIGKLFLVKSRVNLHYDLLDTPEFFWEYPQYEHYYDKISRYLDIKSRIEVLNKKVEIIQELLDMLSNEQNHRYSSFLEWIIIILIGVEIVMGLWEHIFK, from the coding sequence ATGGATAAAAATCTAATCAGTTATGCCATTTGTAGCCGCTTCAAAACGGAGACTTTTGAACAAGTTTCACAAAGATATAAAACAACTCTTCACAAAGATATTTTGGTTGTAAATATAGATAAAGAACAAACAATAATTCTTTTTCAGTATGGAGTATATGTTTGTTGGAGTGTAAATTTTGAAAATACAAAATTTTTCCAAGACTTTCTTGGAGATTTTTGTTTAGAGCCGTTTAAACAACCTATTGTTGAACAATTTAGCTACGAGATAAAAGATCAATTTAATATTAATTTTGACCAAGTTATTTTAGGAGATGACTCTATTTTTGCAAAGATTGCAGTATCTACCTCTTTAGCTCAAAATATAAAACTAATAGAGTTTGAAGAAAAGATTGAGTCAACAATAGATAAAAACTCTAAAATTCCTACTCAATTAGCTCAATATGGGAAAATCAACCTAAACAAAAAAGAGACCGCAAAAAAAATAGGTAAACTATTTTTAGTAAAAAGTAGAGTAAATCTTCACTATGATTTGCTTGATACACCTGAATTTTTCTGGGAATATCCACAATATGAACACTACTATGACAAAATTTCAAGATATTTGGATATTAAATCTAGAATAGAGGTTTTAAATAAAAAGGTTGAGATTATTCAAGAGCTTCTTGATATGTTAAGTAATGAGCAAAACCATAGATACTCATCTTTTTTGGAGTGGATTATTATTATTCTAATTGGAGTTGAGATTGTAATGGGACTTTGGGAGCATATCTTTAAATAG
- a CDS encoding glycosyltransferase family 2 protein — translation MRYIISSIIIAGLIQVFFWITHNNLVSLIESPSNRVESLSYTPYYGYDKKTLSHKQIERDLDVLAPITRKIRTYSSIEAELILDATAHKILPMDLGIWLSGDYKQNDLELQRALMLLKKYPDRIENVIVGNEVLLRSDLKEAELYAYIDYLKEFTDKPISTAETWDIWEKNKDLIKHVDFITVHILPYWDKITIKQFNSYVLDKYNAIHNLYPDKKIFIGEIGWPSNGYNNVNSVPNLKNQATAIREFINLAKNNSWSYNIIEAFDQPWKGALEGNVGQYWGIFDANRDLKFNLIGDIELNQFWFYQMIASIIIGALLTIFSLRNRKLNFNHALAYSIVAQGMAFGLVMDFTYPFTNYMNLGVWGMWTIGTLLMFPLVIMTLAKANELFKSSIGTPPTRVPSLNQKLETAPFVSIHVPAYKEQPTALAQTLQALSKLEYPNYEVLVIINNTPEEFYWKPIEKLCVELGEKFIFMNITCTGFKAGALNRALEQTNKEAEIVAVIDADYVVEPTWLLDLVPLFDDPKVAIVQAPQDHRDGDESIIKTAMNAEYAGFFDIGMVERNEENAIVVHGTMVMVRLSSMMEVGGWGTDTIVEDSELGLRLFEAGYIAHYTNKRYGYGLLPDTFEAFKTQRHRWAYGAIQILKKHYREFKPSAKKLTPNQKKKFITGWIFWLSDAIGPVMTIMNLIWVPVIIFVGVTIPTIPLTVPIITAFLVNILHTFILYRIRVKASILETFLSSIASMSLQLIIFKAVWDGFVKDGLPFKRTDKGGGKAKKKSDNPIKYETTLCLLLLISFFALIFTNNTRIVEIYVFAATIFIQSIPYLSAVIMRFLELYSIKKQEI, via the coding sequence TTGAGATATATTATATCTAGTATTATCATTGCAGGATTAATTCAAGTATTTTTTTGGATTACACATAATAATTTAGTTTCATTAATTGAATCTCCTTCAAATAGAGTTGAATCTCTATCATATACTCCATATTATGGTTATGATAAAAAAACTTTGTCTCACAAACAAATAGAGAGAGACTTAGATGTATTAGCACCCATTACAAGAAAAATAAGAACCTACTCATCAATAGAAGCAGAGCTAATTTTAGATGCAACAGCTCATAAAATATTACCTATGGACTTAGGTATTTGGTTAAGTGGCGATTATAAACAAAATGATTTAGAGTTACAAAGAGCTTTAATGCTCCTAAAAAAGTACCCTGATAGAATTGAAAATGTAATAGTAGGGAATGAGGTTCTATTAAGATCTGATTTAAAAGAGGCTGAACTTTATGCCTATATTGATTATCTAAAAGAGTTTACAGACAAGCCTATTTCAACAGCAGAAACATGGGATATATGGGAAAAAAATAAAGATTTAATCAAACATGTTGATTTTATTACCGTGCACATTTTGCCCTACTGGGATAAAATAACTATTAAACAATTTAATAGTTATGTTTTAGATAAATATAATGCAATTCACAATCTATACCCTGATAAAAAAATATTTATTGGTGAGATTGGTTGGCCAAGTAATGGATACAACAACGTAAACTCTGTACCAAATCTAAAAAACCAAGCAACTGCAATTAGAGAGTTTATAAATCTTGCTAAAAATAACAGTTGGTCTTACAATATAATTGAAGCCTTTGATCAACCTTGGAAAGGGGCATTGGAAGGAAATGTTGGGCAATATTGGGGAATTTTTGATGCAAATAGAGATCTAAAGTTTAATCTAATTGGAGACATTGAACTAAATCAATTTTGGTTCTATCAAATGATTGCCTCAATTATAATTGGAGCACTCTTAACAATTTTTAGTCTTAGAAATAGAAAATTAAACTTTAATCATGCATTAGCTTATTCAATAGTAGCTCAAGGTATGGCTTTTGGTTTAGTTATGGACTTTACTTATCCTTTTACAAATTATATGAACCTTGGAGTATGGGGAATGTGGACAATTGGAACTCTTCTAATGTTTCCACTTGTTATTATGACTTTGGCAAAAGCAAATGAACTCTTTAAATCATCAATTGGGACACCGCCAACAAGAGTACCTTCTCTTAACCAAAAACTAGAAACTGCTCCATTTGTATCTATTCATGTACCAGCATATAAAGAGCAACCAACAGCTTTAGCACAGACTTTACAAGCTCTTTCAAAACTAGAGTATCCAAACTATGAAGTTTTAGTTATTATCAATAATACCCCTGAAGAGTTTTATTGGAAACCAATAGAAAAGCTATGTGTTGAGTTGGGAGAGAAATTTATATTTATGAATATAACTTGTACAGGTTTTAAAGCAGGAGCTCTAAACAGAGCCTTAGAACAAACAAATAAAGAAGCTGAAATTGTTGCTGTAATTGATGCAGATTATGTTGTAGAACCAACATGGCTACTTGATTTAGTTCCACTATTTGATGATCCAAAAGTTGCAATTGTACAAGCACCGCAAGATCATAGAGATGGGGATGAATCTATAATTAAAACTGCTATGAATGCAGAATATGCAGGTTTCTTTGATATTGGAATGGTCGAAAGAAATGAAGAGAATGCAATAGTTGTTCATGGAACAATGGTTATGGTAAGACTTAGTTCAATGATGGAAGTTGGAGGCTGGGGAACAGATACAATAGTTGAAGATAGTGAGTTAGGACTTAGACTGTTTGAAGCAGGATATATAGCGCATTATACAAATAAAAGATATGGTTATGGACTTCTTCCTGATACTTTTGAAGCTTTTAAAACCCAAAGACACAGATGGGCTTATGGAGCAATACAAATTCTAAAAAAACACTACAGAGAGTTTAAACCAAGTGCAAAAAAACTGACTCCTAACCAAAAGAAAAAGTTTATAACAGGTTGGATTTTTTGGTTAAGTGATGCTATTGGGCCTGTTATGACAATAATGAACCTTATTTGGGTTCCTGTAATTATTTTTGTTGGAGTTACAATACCAACTATTCCACTTACAGTTCCAATTATTACTGCTTTTTTAGTAAATATATTACACACTTTTATTCTCTATAGAATCAGAGTAAAAGCTAGTATACTTGAGACTTTTTTAAGCTCAATTGCTTCTATGAGTTTGCAATTAATTATCTTCAAAGCAGTTTGGGATGGTTTTGTAAAAGATGGGCTACCTTTTAAAAGAACAGATAAAGGTGGAGGGAAAGCTAAGAAAAAAAGTGATAACCCAATAAAATATGAGACTACACTTTGTCTTCTACTTTTAATCTCATTTTTTGCACTAATTTTTACAAACAATACAAGAATTGTAGAGATCTATGTCTTTGCTGCAACAATATTTATTCAAAGTATTCCATATCTTTCAGCTGTAATTATGAGATTTTTGGAACTTTATTCTATAAAAAAACAAGAGATATAA
- a CDS encoding DUF1566 domain-containing protein, translating into MNFLKAYCVKNMYGDFIVRKTKSIVQLFLAIFIMFSLSGCLPNNEKLQVMLDQNSITKKFYIRNDTNVYDGYGKDKKVLDTLKRGKQYETADIKDNYVKVAKSDSNGLKSDVWVSMDEIEEEPTYFVTLIVDVPNANILINGENYEPNMRLPKGKYIINISAEQFLDKSLEIDVQEDTKESITLEFDVEAQKERLAKEKIEKEKIERKKREKERLAKEIKDSIYIDNTQKLMWQDNIIVSVAKKPWLSKKNFDAKKDNDTSGDTAASYCKNIVIANLKDWRLPTKDELKNLFAQKGRLKHVAADWYWSSTSNTNNGERAWTIHFNNGDGYSDLKDANNFVRCVRDGIKLPK; encoded by the coding sequence TTGAATTTTTTAAAAGCATATTGTGTTAAAAATATGTATGGAGATTTTATCGTGCGAAAAACAAAAAGTATAGTACAACTTTTTTTAGCAATTTTTATAATGTTTTCTTTAAGTGGCTGTTTACCTAATAATGAAAAATTACAAGTGATGTTAGATCAAAATAGTATTACAAAAAAGTTTTATATTAGAAATGATACAAATGTGTATGATGGGTATGGAAAAGATAAAAAAGTTTTAGATACTCTTAAAAGAGGAAAACAATATGAGACAGCAGATATAAAAGATAACTACGTAAAAGTTGCAAAATCAGATAGTAATGGGTTAAAAAGTGATGTGTGGGTTAGTATGGATGAGATAGAGGAGGAACCAACATATTTTGTAACATTAATAGTAGATGTCCCAAATGCAAATATATTGATAAATGGTGAAAATTATGAACCTAATATGAGATTGCCAAAAGGAAAATATATAATAAATATAAGTGCTGAACAATTTTTAGATAAAAGTTTAGAGATTGATGTGCAAGAAGATACTAAAGAGAGTATTACTTTAGAGTTTGATGTGGAAGCTCAAAAAGAGAGATTAGCTAAAGAGAAGATTGAAAAAGAGAAGATTGAGAGAAAAAAACGAGAAAAAGAGAGATTAGCTAAAGAGATAAAAGATAGTATCTATATTGATAATACACAAAAACTTATGTGGCAAGATAATATTATAGTAAGTGTGGCTAAAAAACCTTGGTTATCAAAAAAGAATTTTGATGCTAAAAAAGATAATGATACTTCTGGAGATACAGCTGCAAGCTATTGTAAAAATATAGTTATTGCTAACTTAAAAGATTGGAGACTCCCTACAAAAGATGAATTAAAAAATCTTTTTGCACAAAAAGGAAGATTAAAACATGTGGCTGCAGATTGGTATTGGAGTAGTACTTCAAATACAAATAATGGAGAAAGAGCTTGGACTATACACTTTAATAATGGTGATGGATATAGTGATTTAAAAGATGCAAATAACTTTGTTAGATGTGTTAGAGATGGAATAAAATTACCAAAATAG